A genomic window from Desulfuromonas thiophila includes:
- the smpB gene encoding SsrA-binding protein SmpB, whose protein sequence is MGIKIIATNKKAYHDYFIEETYEAGLVLTGTEVKSLRQGNVNLKESFCRIKDGELFINNMNISPYEQGNRENPDPTRVRKLLLHRHEIDRLTRKTEEKGLTLIATKIYFKEGRVKLEIGVGKGKKHFDKRESLKQKQASREIEKILKENRKG, encoded by the coding sequence ATGGGAATCAAGATCATTGCCACCAACAAAAAGGCCTACCACGATTACTTTATCGAGGAGACCTATGAAGCCGGTTTAGTACTCACTGGCACCGAGGTTAAATCCCTGCGGCAGGGCAATGTCAATCTAAAGGAATCGTTCTGCCGCATCAAGGACGGCGAGTTGTTCATCAACAACATGAACATCAGTCCATACGAGCAGGGCAATCGGGAAAATCCTGATCCGACCCGGGTGCGTAAACTCCTGCTGCACCGGCATGAAATCGACCGGTTGACCCGCAAGACCGAGGAAAAAGGTCTGACCCTGATCGCCACGAAGATCTATTTCAAGGAGGGTCGTGTCAAACTGGAAATCGGTGTTGGCAAGGGCAAGAAACATTTCGACAAACGCGAAAGTCTCAAGCAGAAACAAGCCAGCCGAGAGATCGAAAAAATCCTTAAAGAAAATCGTAAAGGTTGA
- a CDS encoding SoxR reducing system RseC family protein has translation MKSVLTTYWQQLLHPQKILSETGTVIELRPKRLALVACAGGGCSGCGAAGNCCQGGGDGQRRLLADNLPQARVGDRVRLEIETSAGLLDSSNLLYIVAFIMLALGLALGYGIASLLPVGVPAALLALLIGTTFLVGTFGVFRFGRQAVVQTALARIVEIIEITPETSSRQDG, from the coding sequence ATGAAATCCGTTCTGACCACTTATTGGCAACAACTGCTGCATCCACAGAAAATCCTGTCAGAAACCGGCACCGTAATCGAACTACGGCCCAAACGCCTGGCACTGGTGGCCTGTGCTGGAGGAGGCTGCTCTGGCTGTGGCGCGGCCGGCAACTGCTGTCAGGGCGGTGGCGACGGACAACGGCGACTGTTGGCCGACAATTTGCCCCAGGCCCGTGTTGGTGATCGTGTCCGCCTGGAGATTGAAACCAGCGCCGGCCTGCTTGATTCCAGCAATCTGCTCTATATTGTTGCTTTTATCATGCTTGCTCTTGGACTCGCCCTCGGCTATGGTATCGCCAGTCTGCTGCCCGTAGGTGTGCCGGCGGCGCTATTGGCATTGCTCATTGGCACCACCTTTTTGGTCGGGACCTTCGGTGTCTTCCGCTTCGGCCGTCAGGCCGTGGTGCAGACGGCTCTGGCCCGTATTGTTGAAATCATCGAAATTACACCGGAAACCTCATCCAGGCAGGATGGCTAG
- a CDS encoding amidohydrolase family protein — protein MTSEPSVDQLICARYLLPIATPPLEQGALALAQGRVVAVGNQAELLARYPGALQTDFGEALVLPCFVNAHTHLELTDYPLWQRHIDFALQASPEAPPEGFTAWLLQLIRLKKTLGRDAEIYRRSWHSGLQQAQASGTGYLGDIVTTPELLDDAARLLPGRVYVEILGQDPAAVHAQLQRLEDAIFRWPQQHWGVAPHAPYTLSDELLRLSFRQAAARQWPCTIHVAESSDEVALLENSSGPMASQLYPFVHWQQHLSPPRHLRPLQAVEQAGGLRPDCLLVHGVHLTTPDIHHIAEAGAILVLCARSNAYLACGTPPVAELVRQGVPLALGTDSLASNSSLSLWDEIAFCHQQFGEVLTPPRLLRMATLGGAQALGLRDIGQLTPGYRASFQVLRPQRLPPLAELGQFLCQPQRGDEVIALYRDGQPVALS, from the coding sequence ATGACTTCTGAGCCCAGCGTTGACCAGCTGATCTGCGCCCGCTACCTGCTGCCCATTGCTACCCCGCCTCTGGAGCAGGGCGCGTTAGCGCTGGCTCAAGGCCGGGTTGTTGCGGTCGGTAATCAGGCCGAATTGCTGGCTCGCTATCCCGGAGCGCTGCAGACTGACTTTGGCGAAGCCCTGGTGTTGCCCTGTTTCGTCAATGCCCATACCCATCTGGAGCTGACCGACTATCCCCTGTGGCAGCGCCATATCGACTTCGCGCTGCAGGCTTCACCAGAGGCTCCGCCCGAAGGCTTCACCGCCTGGCTGCTGCAGTTGATCCGCCTGAAAAAAACTCTGGGGCGCGATGCGGAAATCTATCGCCGCTCCTGGCATTCCGGCCTGCAGCAAGCGCAAGCCAGCGGCACCGGTTATCTGGGAGACATTGTAACAACGCCGGAGTTGCTGGACGATGCCGCCCGGCTACTGCCAGGGCGGGTTTACGTTGAAATTCTCGGACAGGATCCTGCCGCCGTTCATGCCCAGCTCCAGCGCCTTGAAGACGCCATTTTCCGTTGGCCCCAGCAGCACTGGGGCGTCGCGCCGCACGCCCCCTATACCCTCAGCGATGAGTTGCTGCGACTTAGTTTTCGCCAGGCCGCTGCCCGGCAATGGCCCTGCACCATCCATGTCGCCGAGTCATCTGACGAGGTAGCCCTGCTGGAGAATTCCAGCGGTCCCATGGCCAGCCAGCTGTATCCCTTTGTTCACTGGCAACAGCACTTATCTCCGCCGCGTCATCTGCGCCCATTACAGGCCGTCGAACAGGCGGGCGGATTGCGACCCGACTGCCTGCTGGTGCATGGCGTACATCTGACCACACCAGACATTCATCACATTGCCGAGGCCGGTGCAATCCTGGTACTTTGCGCCCGCTCGAATGCCTATCTGGCTTGCGGCACACCGCCAGTTGCTGAACTGGTGCGTCAGGGCGTGCCCCTGGCACTGGGGACCGACAGCCTGGCCAGTAACAGCTCGCTGTCGTTATGGGATGAGATTGCCTTTTGCCATCAGCAGTTTGGCGAGGTGTTAACCCCGCCACGATTGCTGCGCATGGCCACGCTGGGCGGTGCCCAGGCGCTGGGACTGCGCGACATCGGCCAGCTAACGCCCGGCTATCGCGCCTCATTTCAGGTTCTGAGGCCTCAGCGGTTGCCACCGCTGGCGGAATTGGGCCAGTTCCTCTGTCAACCACAGCGTGGCGACGAGGTGATCGCCCTCTACCGCGACGGGCAGCCGGTAGCACTTTCTTAA
- the panC gene encoding pantoate--beta-alanine ligase, whose translation MEIIRCPLQMQQWSLAERRQGRTIAFVPTMGYLHEGHLSLLRAGRQRADRLVLSIFVNPTQFGAGEDFDSYPRDLDRDSTLAQPTGVDVIFSPSAPQMYPPGFATQVHLSGLTEGLCGASRAGHFDGVTTVVSKLFGIVQPQLALFGQKDFQQLAVIRQMTSDLNLPIEIVGMPIVRESDGLAMSSRNSYLTAELRQQGLSLSDALRQASAAARQGQRDAAVLLDLVHRRIGQEPAARIDYCEICQAQTLQPVSQVDAQSVLLLAVYFGTTRLIDNHLLLQPFPA comes from the coding sequence ATGGAAATCATTCGTTGCCCGCTTCAGATGCAGCAATGGTCCCTGGCCGAACGGCGCCAGGGGCGAACCATTGCCTTTGTCCCCACCATGGGCTATCTGCACGAAGGGCACCTGTCCTTGCTGCGTGCAGGCCGCCAGCGGGCTGACCGGCTGGTGCTGTCCATTTTTGTCAACCCGACCCAATTTGGTGCCGGTGAGGACTTCGACAGTTATCCGCGTGATCTGGACCGTGACAGCACCCTGGCTCAACCCACGGGTGTCGATGTCATTTTTTCTCCCTCGGCGCCGCAGATGTATCCGCCCGGTTTCGCGACCCAGGTCCACCTGAGCGGACTGACAGAAGGGCTGTGCGGCGCCAGCCGTGCCGGGCACTTCGACGGCGTCACCACGGTGGTAAGCAAATTGTTCGGCATTGTACAACCGCAGCTGGCGCTGTTCGGGCAGAAGGATTTTCAGCAGCTGGCCGTGATCCGCCAGATGACCAGCGACCTGAACCTGCCCATCGAAATCGTCGGCATGCCCATTGTCCGGGAATCAGACGGTTTGGCCATGAGCTCGCGCAACAGCTACCTGACGGCCGAACTGCGCCAGCAGGGCCTTTCCCTCAGCGACGCATTGCGTCAGGCCAGTGCGGCGGCACGCCAGGGCCAGCGCGATGCAGCCGTTCTGCTCGATTTGGTGCATCGTCGCATTGGCCAGGAACCCGCGGCACGCATCGATTACTGCGAAATCTGTCAGGCACAGACGCTCCAACCTGTCAGCCAGGTGGACGCGCAATCGGTGCTGCTGCTGGCGGTCTATTTCGGCACGACTCGCCTGATCGATAACCATCTACTGCTGCAGCCTTTCCCGGCATGA
- the panB gene encoding 3-methyl-2-oxobutanoate hydroxymethyltransferase: MRKPMTIPEIQKMHLQGEKITVLTAYDYPFARIMDEAGIDIVLVGDSVGSTVAGYDNTLPVTMDDMVYHTRAVVRAVRQALVVTDLPFLSYQIDVTEACRNAGRLVKEAGAQAVKLEGGEPMAETIAAIVRMDIPVMGHIGLTPQSIHRMGGYRVQGRKDEQARQLLADARAVEQAGAFALVLEGIPASLARQITAELSIPTIGIGAGVDCSGQVLVIHDILGLCEKYSPKFVKRYADIAPLIREGVDAYIREVRTGEFPTAEHSFN; encoded by the coding sequence ATGCGTAAACCGATGACCATTCCTGAAATTCAAAAGATGCATCTGCAGGGTGAGAAAATCACCGTGCTGACCGCCTATGACTATCCCTTTGCCCGCATCATGGACGAAGCTGGTATCGACATCGTTCTGGTGGGAGATTCGGTCGGCAGTACAGTAGCCGGCTACGACAACACCCTGCCCGTCACCATGGACGACATGGTTTACCATACCCGTGCGGTGGTGCGGGCTGTGCGGCAGGCCCTGGTGGTGACCGACCTGCCGTTTTTGTCTTATCAGATCGATGTCACCGAAGCCTGCCGCAATGCCGGCCGGCTGGTCAAGGAGGCCGGCGCCCAGGCCGTTAAGCTCGAAGGGGGCGAACCCATGGCCGAAACCATTGCCGCCATCGTTCGCATGGATATCCCGGTGATGGGCCATATCGGCCTGACGCCGCAATCCATTCATCGCATGGGCGGTTATCGCGTGCAGGGACGTAAGGATGAACAGGCCCGCCAACTGCTGGCTGATGCCCGAGCGGTGGAGCAGGCCGGTGCCTTCGCTCTGGTTCTTGAGGGCATACCGGCATCCCTGGCCCGCCAGATCACCGCCGAGCTGTCGATTCCCACCATCGGCATCGGTGCCGGTGTTGACTGCAGTGGCCAGGTGCTGGTGATTCATGACATTCTCGGTCTGTGTGAAAAGTACTCCCCCAAGTTTGTTAAACGTTACGCCGATATCGCGCCTTTAATTCGTGAAGGCGTCGACGCCTATATCCGCGAGGTACGGACCGGCGAATTCCCCACGGCCGAACACAGCTTCAACTAA
- a CDS encoding NAD-glutamate dehydrogenase domain-containing protein yields MNGQGLQKNVEQFHALLQQVTTLLPEDFDAAQRQQVATLVELLRKNAVPGALCELAAAQLATQILAIYQLLRQRQDEVAVRVEPLPGLDQRLLLCSCVDAPFLFDSLLLYLRRQKLCWQVVTHLRLRVQRQQGSLQRLTEAAENLANEALLVVQVEDVLTSDEMVAQIGEVLHAVLRVATDRGGLQQRLEQMQPLAQQAGQADFWHWLLEDNFAALAYRQLNLAADGTSLVPVPDSALGLALQDCVNSNEPTALLWHCDAQTRVCLQHPRPVAVMQTACLSPIWRDELLNLLLVQETRADGSSTIHQFAGLFTHHSQQGSALDLPALQHKILAALKELNVSPDSYNYRRALELLAAFPKTELFFVPLERLRDTIATLLFYQHSRVRVLSLESDRTSRNLLLVIPAALSSGTDFSELTSLLQQQCTADSVSCRLLHVSSEDSIVLAHVAAAGGLQVPPLDSLADQLTSALLSWEQRLRQALTEALGVRRGMILWRQYQNAFCRDYRARVEPLFSVRDILRLEALHDGQGEQVELWGPLAGSDPQVRCLQLYTAEPGYLNDLMPGLVNLDLTVVDEIDFTVNVYGRRYFIKSFGVLDQAPQGGDLTVCGDNLLAALRAIRSGKAENDYLNRLLLRTGLDWQQIDVFRAYRNYYFQLGSPFTKKTVAFALINHPRAALALFRYFEARFRPLPEWNDPLEREEQVLTPARMALIEALAAVENVNEDRILRTLFNCIDSTVRTNFFRRLDAPEFFISFKISAIGITEMPVPRPLFEVYVHSATMEGIHLRGGLVARGGIRWSDRPDDFRTEVLGLMKTQMTKNAVIVPVGSKGGFIVKTPFSDRETGLVLSKAAYQTLMRGLLDLTDNRLAGELVPPAEVVCYDDDDPYLVVAADKGTAHLPDTANAISAEYRFWLADGFASGGSQGYDHKALGITARGAWVCVQRHFRELGIDVQNEPISVVGIGDMSGDVFGNGMLQSRQIRLLAAFNHRHIFLDPDPDPMVSFSERQRLFSLPRSGWNDYDLQRISAGGGVFERSAKDIPLSPQVRQWLGVRHESLDGDSLIHLLLQAPIDLLWNGGIGTYVKSSQESAADVGDRTNDAVRIDACQLRARVVGEGGNLGFTQRGRIEYAVAGGRINTDAIDNSAGVDCSDHEVNLKIFMQQLLEQGLIADVQERNALLQSMTDEVCLAVLANNYRQSLCLSLDRLRCQREPAVFVDLASRLQDIGLLDPVSEALPSAREVLARADGYCRPELAILLAYSKMQLYQALLEEEPFDAEQSRVFLRQYFPAEIDRRFDPQLSGHPLRHPIAATLMTNQVIDQGGASLCFRLARRHRVTEAQVARTYVFFDVAIDGASLRDALFAGDNRLPAVEQYRWLLQLEDALTGLCDWALRLGWELNHDSFQTFRAALQPYRATLSSVVDQSSWSQLMEQAQHLQELGLAENTALLLATCRHLVNLPPLLQLMRNTNSDLHSLAVTLNDVSRAFALDQVRQQLGQVPLRDRWDQRASSLLKSRVAQLLYQLVEQVMRNHAGNLDRLLSAQRSALQRYRSYLGQLQENPPATFHPFVVLFEQLERLLQADRT; encoded by the coding sequence ATGAACGGACAGGGTCTGCAAAAGAATGTCGAACAGTTTCATGCACTGCTGCAACAGGTGACCACACTGCTGCCGGAGGATTTCGACGCTGCCCAGCGACAACAGGTGGCCACCCTGGTGGAGCTGTTACGGAAAAACGCTGTGCCAGGCGCATTGTGCGAATTGGCTGCGGCTCAACTGGCCACCCAGATTCTGGCCATCTACCAGCTGCTGCGTCAGCGCCAGGACGAGGTTGCGGTCAGGGTTGAGCCCTTGCCCGGCCTCGATCAGCGACTGTTGCTGTGCAGCTGTGTCGATGCTCCCTTTCTGTTTGATTCGCTGTTGCTTTATTTGCGGCGGCAGAAGCTGTGCTGGCAGGTAGTGACCCATCTGCGCCTGCGGGTGCAGCGTCAGCAGGGCAGCCTGCAGCGTTTGACTGAAGCAGCGGAGAATCTGGCCAACGAAGCCTTGCTGGTCGTGCAGGTCGAAGATGTGCTGACCAGTGACGAGATGGTGGCGCAGATTGGCGAGGTTCTTCACGCGGTGCTGCGGGTAGCAACAGATCGCGGTGGACTGCAACAACGGCTGGAACAGATGCAACCCCTGGCCCAGCAGGCGGGTCAAGCCGATTTCTGGCACTGGCTGCTGGAAGACAATTTTGCCGCCCTGGCTTATCGCCAGCTGAACCTGGCAGCCGATGGCACCAGCCTTGTGCCTGTACCCGACAGCGCTCTGGGCCTGGCTTTGCAGGACTGTGTCAACAGCAACGAACCAACCGCGCTGCTGTGGCACTGCGATGCCCAGACCCGGGTCTGCCTGCAACACCCCCGGCCCGTTGCAGTCATGCAGACCGCCTGTCTGAGCCCCATCTGGCGCGACGAATTGCTCAATCTGCTTTTGGTGCAGGAAACACGGGCCGATGGCAGCAGCACTATCCATCAGTTCGCCGGTCTGTTCACCCACCATTCCCAGCAAGGCTCGGCCCTGGATCTGCCGGCGCTGCAGCACAAAATTCTGGCGGCCCTTAAAGAACTCAATGTCTCGCCCGACAGCTACAACTACCGTCGGGCCTTGGAACTGCTGGCGGCCTTCCCCAAGACCGAGCTTTTTTTCGTCCCTCTTGAGCGCCTGCGTGACACCATTGCCACCCTGTTATTCTACCAGCACTCGCGGGTCAGGGTGCTGAGTCTCGAATCGGATCGCACCAGTCGCAACCTGCTGCTGGTGATTCCCGCCGCCTTAAGTTCCGGCACCGATTTTTCCGAGTTGACCAGCCTGTTGCAACAACAATGCACAGCGGACAGTGTCAGCTGCCGGCTACTTCATGTCAGCAGCGAAGACAGCATTGTTCTGGCCCATGTGGCAGCAGCTGGCGGCTTGCAGGTTCCCCCTCTCGACAGCCTGGCGGATCAACTGACCTCAGCCTTGCTGAGTTGGGAGCAGCGTTTGCGGCAGGCCCTGACCGAGGCTTTGGGTGTGCGCCGTGGCATGATTCTGTGGCGCCAGTACCAGAATGCCTTTTGCCGGGATTACCGGGCACGGGTGGAACCGTTGTTTAGTGTTCGCGATATCCTGCGGCTGGAAGCACTGCACGATGGTCAGGGTGAACAGGTCGAACTGTGGGGGCCCCTGGCCGGCAGTGACCCCCAGGTTCGTTGCCTGCAGTTGTACACGGCCGAACCTGGCTATCTCAACGATCTGATGCCGGGACTGGTCAACCTCGATCTGACGGTGGTGGATGAAATCGACTTCACCGTCAACGTTTACGGGCGTCGTTATTTCATCAAGAGCTTCGGCGTACTCGATCAAGCGCCGCAGGGGGGCGATCTGACCGTCTGTGGCGACAATCTGCTGGCCGCTTTGAGGGCTATCCGCAGCGGCAAGGCCGAAAACGATTATCTTAATCGTCTGCTGCTGCGCACCGGCCTGGACTGGCAGCAGATTGATGTCTTTCGCGCTTACCGCAATTACTATTTCCAGCTGGGCTCGCCGTTCACCAAAAAAACCGTCGCTTTCGCCCTGATTAACCATCCTCGTGCCGCGCTGGCGCTATTCCGCTATTTCGAGGCCCGCTTCAGGCCGCTACCGGAATGGAACGATCCGCTCGAACGCGAGGAGCAAGTGTTGACTCCCGCTCGCATGGCGCTGATCGAAGCCCTCGCGGCGGTTGAAAACGTCAATGAAGACCGCATCTTGCGTACTCTGTTCAACTGCATTGATTCAACGGTACGGACGAATTTCTTTCGCCGCCTGGATGCGCCGGAGTTCTTTATCTCCTTCAAGATCAGTGCGATCGGCATTACCGAAATGCCGGTGCCGCGGCCCCTGTTCGAGGTGTATGTCCACAGTGCCACCATGGAGGGCATCCATCTGCGGGGGGGGCTGGTCGCGCGGGGCGGCATCCGCTGGTCGGATCGGCCGGATGATTTCCGCACCGAGGTGCTGGGTCTGATGAAAACCCAGATGACCAAGAATGCCGTGATCGTACCTGTCGGTTCCAAGGGCGGTTTCATCGTCAAGACTCCATTCAGCGACCGCGAAACGGGTCTGGTTCTGTCGAAGGCCGCCTACCAGACCCTGATGCGGGGCCTGCTCGATCTGACCGACAATCGCCTGGCCGGCGAACTGGTGCCCCCAGCCGAGGTGGTGTGCTACGACGACGACGACCCCTATCTGGTGGTAGCGGCCGACAAGGGCACGGCCCATCTGCCCGATACCGCCAACGCCATCAGTGCCGAATACCGTTTCTGGCTGGCCGATGGCTTTGCCAGTGGCGGTTCGCAGGGCTATGACCACAAGGCCCTTGGCATCACGGCGCGAGGCGCCTGGGTCTGTGTCCAGCGCCATTTCCGTGAGCTGGGGATCGACGTACAAAACGAACCGATCAGCGTTGTCGGCATTGGTGACATGAGCGGCGATGTGTTCGGCAACGGCATGTTGCAGTCGCGCCAGATCCGGCTGCTGGCGGCGTTCAACCATCGTCACATCTTTCTTGATCCCGATCCCGACCCGATGGTCAGTTTCAGCGAACGCCAGCGCCTGTTCAGTCTGCCGCGCAGTGGCTGGAATGATTACGATCTGCAGCGGATTTCGGCCGGTGGTGGCGTGTTCGAGCGCAGCGCCAAGGACATTCCGCTCTCCCCCCAGGTGCGTCAGTGGCTGGGCGTGCGGCACGAAAGTCTGGATGGCGACAGCCTGATTCATCTGCTGTTGCAGGCGCCGATTGATCTGCTGTGGAATGGCGGCATCGGCACCTATGTCAAAAGCAGCCAGGAAAGCGCTGCCGATGTGGGGGATCGGACCAACGATGCTGTCCGTATTGATGCCTGCCAGTTGCGGGCGCGGGTGGTGGGTGAGGGGGGCAATCTCGGCTTTACCCAGCGTGGCCGTATCGAATATGCCGTGGCGGGCGGCCGCATCAACACCGACGCCATTGACAATTCCGCCGGGGTTGATTGCAGTGACCACGAGGTCAATCTGAAGATCTTCATGCAGCAGTTGCTGGAGCAGGGCCTGATCGCTGACGTGCAGGAACGCAACGCGCTGCTGCAATCCATGACCGACGAGGTTTGTCTGGCGGTGCTGGCCAACAACTATCGCCAGAGCCTGTGTTTGTCGCTTGATCGGCTGCGTTGTCAGCGGGAACCGGCGGTATTTGTCGATCTGGCCAGCCGCCTGCAGGATATCGGCCTGCTCGATCCGGTTAGTGAGGCCCTGCCAAGCGCACGCGAGGTGCTGGCCAGGGCCGACGGCTACTGCCGGCCAGAGCTGGCTATTCTGCTGGCCTACAGCAAGATGCAGCTGTATCAGGCGCTGCTGGAAGAGGAACCCTTCGACGCCGAACAGAGTCGGGTTTTCCTGCGCCAGTATTTCCCGGCCGAGATCGATCGCCGCTTCGACCCCCAGCTGAGCGGGCATCCGCTGCGCCACCCGATTGCCGCAACCCTGATGACCAATCAGGTGATTGATCAGGGCGGTGCCAGCCTCTGCTTCCGTCTGGCCCGGCGCCATCGGGTAACAGAGGCCCAGGTAGCACGCACCTATGTCTTTTTCGATGTGGCCATTGATGGCGCCAGCCTGCGCGATGCCCTGTTTGCCGGCGACAATCGCTTGCCGGCCGTCGAACAGTACCGCTGGTTGCTGCAGCTGGAAGATGCCCTGACCGGCCTGTGCGACTGGGCGTTGCGGCTGGGGTGGGAACTGAATCACGACAGCTTCCAGACCTTCCGTGCAGCCTTGCAGCCCTACCGCGCCACCCTCAGCAGCGTGGTGGATCAAAGCAGCTGGAGCCAACTGATGGAGCAGGCGCAACACCTGCAGGAGCTGGGGCTAGCCGAAAACACCGCTCTGCTGCTGGCCACCTGTCGCCACCTGGTCAATCTGCCACCACTGCTGCAACTGATGCGCAATACCAACAGCGATCTGCATTCGCTGGCTGTGACCCTCAACGATGTCAGTCGCGCCTTTGCGCTGGACCAGGTGCGTCAGCAACTGGGTCAGGTTCCTCTGCGTGACCGTTGGGACCAGCGTGCCAGCAGTCTGCTGAAAAGCCGGGTGGCCCAGCTGTTGTATCAGCTGGTTGAGCAGGTCATGCGCAACCACGCCGGCAACCTCGACCGCCTGTTGTCGGCCCAGCGCAGCGCCTTGCAGCGCTATCGCAGTTATCTTGGCCAGCTGCAGGAAAATCCGCCAGCCACCTTCCATCCCTTTGTGGTGCTGTTCGAGCAGTTGGAGCGGTTGCTGCAGGCTGACAGGACCTGA
- a CDS encoding type IV pilus twitching motility protein PilT: MAQIDRLFDQLLARGASDLHLLQGQPPKIREHGRLVALAGEDPIDEARMLAYLKEICPPEKWTEFQASNDLDFAYEKDEQARFRANYYGQLHGLGAVFRVIPTRILTLQDLHLPEVLKSFAALRAGLVLVTGPTGSGKSTTLAAIIDYINETSARYILTIEEPIEFVHPNKRSVFCQREVGSDVRSFSDGLRTATRQDCDVILVGEMRDYETISLALSAAAMGTLVFGTLHTNSAVKTIDRIIDVFPADQQGMARTLLAESLRGICAQLLLKKQGGGRIAANEILVATPGLAASIRENNISNIRNIIQGGKNLGMQMMDDVLANYLKRELISPEEAYLKAQDKNRFKLQQAAAE; the protein is encoded by the coding sequence ATGGCTCAGATCGATCGCCTGTTTGACCAGCTGCTGGCGCGGGGTGCTTCCGACCTGCACCTGCTGCAGGGCCAGCCGCCGAAAATCCGCGAACATGGCCGGCTGGTGGCACTGGCCGGTGAAGACCCCATTGATGAGGCACGTATGCTGGCCTATCTTAAGGAAATCTGTCCGCCGGAGAAATGGACCGAGTTTCAGGCCAGCAATGATCTCGATTTTGCCTACGAAAAAGACGAGCAGGCCCGTTTTCGCGCCAACTACTATGGCCAGTTGCATGGCCTGGGCGCCGTTTTCCGGGTCATTCCGACTCGTATCCTGACCCTGCAGGATCTGCACCTGCCGGAGGTACTCAAATCCTTCGCCGCATTGCGTGCGGGGCTGGTGCTGGTTACTGGTCCGACCGGCAGTGGCAAGTCGACCACCCTGGCAGCCATCATCGATTACATCAACGAAACCTCGGCCCGCTACATCCTCACGATCGAGGAGCCCATCGAATTCGTTCATCCCAATAAGCGCAGCGTTTTCTGTCAGCGTGAGGTGGGCAGCGACGTCCGCAGCTTCAGTGATGGCCTGCGTACCGCCACACGCCAGGATTGCGACGTGATTCTGGTGGGGGAGATGCGCGATTACGAAACCATCTCGCTGGCCTTGTCGGCCGCCGCCATGGGAACCCTGGTGTTCGGCACGCTGCATACCAACTCGGCGGTGAAAACCATCGACCGGATCATCGATGTCTTTCCTGCGGATCAGCAAGGCATGGCCCGCACCCTGTTGGCCGAATCCCTGCGCGGCATCTGTGCCCAGTTACTGCTGAAGAAACAGGGTGGTGGCCGCATCGCTGCCAACGAGATTCTGGTGGCGACCCCGGGGTTGGCCGCCAGCATCCGGGAAAACAACATCAGTAATATTCGTAATATCATCCAGGGTGGCAAGAATTTGGGCATGCAGATGATGGACGACGTTCTGGCCAACTACCTCAAGCGTGAATTGATCAGTCCGGAGGAGGCCTATCTCAAGGCACAGGATAAAAACCGCTTCAAGCTGCAGCAGGCCGCGGCCGAGTGA